One segment of Solanum stenotomum isolate F172 chromosome 1, ASM1918654v1, whole genome shotgun sequence DNA contains the following:
- the LOC125875871 gene encoding zinc-finger homeodomain protein 4: MELPSQDHEDMPIPINSTYGHMIHHDPTPPNNTNHIMPPPSMNGPPINAPPVATAADHHVPFKKIIRYKECLKNHAASMGGNATDGCGEFMPSGEEGTIEALICSACNCHRNFHRKEIEGDQQLQLPSSCDCYHHLNNRGGSTKKVYLGHNHHKTSLGPEPFGTIIPTRPIIPPHHQMIMSYNMGSLPNSESEEHDQDHHHIGGIMAMARPLHHVKKRFRTKFTQEQKDKMLNFAEKVGWKIQKQEEGVVQQFCQEVGVKRRVLKVWMHNNKHSLAKKNVVSIPNENQV, encoded by the exons ATGGAACTTCCAAGTCAAGATCATGAGGATATGCCAATACCAATTAACAGCACATATGGACACATGATACATCATGATCCTACACCACCCAACAATACCAATCACATTATGCCACCACCTTCTATGAATGGTCCTCCTATTAATGCACCACCAGTAGCAACTGCAGCAGATCATCATGTACCTTTCAAGAAAATAATCAG GTACAAAGAGTGCCTAAAGAACCATGCAGCATCTATGGGTGGTAATGCAACAGATGGATGTGGAGAATTCATGCCAAGTGGTGAAGAAGGTACAATTGAAGCTCTGATTTGTTCAGCTTGCAATTGCCATAGAAATTTTCATAGAAAAGAAATAGAAGGTGATCAACAACTTCAATTACCTTCTTCTTGTGATTGCTACCATCATCTGAACAACAGAGGAGGATCAACAAAAAAAGTTTATTTAGGACATAACCATCACAAAACTAGTTTAGGTCCTGAACCATTTGGTACAATAATTCCAACTAGACCAATAATACCACCACATCATCAAATGATAATGTCTTATAACATGGGCTCACTTCCTAATTCTGAATCAGAAGAACATGATCAAGATCATCATCATATTGGTGGAATTATGGCTATGGCTAGACCATTACATCATGTCAAAAAGAGATTTAGGACTAAATTTACTCAAGAACAAAAGGATAAAATGCTCAATTTTGCTGAAAAAGTTGGATGGAAAAtacaaaaacaagaagaaggtGTTGTGCAACAATTCTGTCAAGAAGTTGGAGTTAAAAGAAGAGTGCTTAAAGTTTGGATGCATAACAATAAGCATAGCCTTGCCAAGAAAAATGTTGTTAGTATTCCTAATGAAAATCAAGTTTGA